In one Nitrospira sp. CR1.1 genomic region, the following are encoded:
- a CDS encoding paraquat-inducible protein A, translated as MRARSGRCCQRPRPPATSGSRITFGPSSKRNLLSRVPWSTEPDGASVGCGGEQDHMVTLPVIACHECDLLQRKIVLPPRGRARCRRCRAILYRDYPPGPDRALACAIAALVLFLIANAYPIVGLEVQGNRQTASLYDAVHTLWVEGREDVALLVGFTAMFTPAVEISLLISLLLPLKFNRATEGTVPILRFLQIVRPWSMTEVFLLGILVALAKLEHLARVEAGIALWAFGSLIPLLIVASMSFDPEDLWLNVSG; from the coding sequence ATGCGGGCAAGATCGGGAAGGTGCTGCCAGCGACCGAGACCGCCCGCTACATCCGGATCGAGAATAACCTTCGGGCCGTCCTCAAAGCGGAATTTGCTCAGCAGAGTCCCTTGGTCTACTGAGCCGGATGGCGCGTCGGTAGGTTGCGGCGGGGAGCAGGATCATATGGTTACCCTTCCGGTCATCGCCTGTCACGAATGCGATTTACTGCAACGAAAAATCGTCCTGCCACCACGGGGACGCGCCCGCTGCCGGCGCTGCCGTGCGATCCTTTACAGAGACTATCCCCCCGGTCCGGATCGGGCACTGGCCTGTGCCATTGCGGCATTGGTGCTGTTCCTGATCGCGAATGCCTACCCGATCGTCGGGCTGGAGGTACAAGGAAACCGGCAGACCGCCAGTCTCTACGATGCCGTCCATACGTTATGGGTCGAGGGGCGGGAGGATGTGGCGCTCCTCGTCGGCTTCACGGCGATGTTCACTCCGGCTGTTGAGATTTCCCTGCTCATCTCTCTCCTGCTCCCCTTGAAATTCAATCGCGCGACGGAAGGCACCGTTCCCATTCTCCGTTTCTTGCAGATCGTCCGGCCCTGGAGCATGACGGAGGTGTTCTTACTCGGAATCCTCGTGGCCCTGGCCAAGCTCGAGCACCTCGCCCGCGTGGAGGCGGGAATCGCGCTTTGGGCGTTCGGGAGCCTGATCCCTTTATTGATCGTCGCATCCATGTCATTCGATCCGGAGGATCTATGGCTGAACGTGAGCGGTTGA
- a CDS encoding MCE family protein, with product MNRPIDELNLADLPSAVAEGRRGWSFQFIWVVPIVAALIGGWLVVKGILEHGPTITITFKTAEGLEAGKTKIKYKNVDVGEVKQVTLSDDHQRVVATAEIVKEAGPYLVEDSRFWIVRPRVSGGHVSGLGTLFSGSFIGLDIGKSDNRRRQFTGLDTPPVFTTDVPGRQFVLVSDDLGSLGIGSPVYYRQVEVGSVVAHELNQDGKAVMLKIFINAPYDQFVTASTRFWNSSGIDVALDATGLKVDTQSLASILIGGITFEAPPGSSPVPPVEENHTFALATSRSQAMKLPDALAIPAVMYFKDSLRGLSIGAPVEFRGIVVGEVQSMHVEFEERQSEYRFPVGLTIYPERLAAMAADGSPVVADPATHRTRWNRLTEHGLRGQLRIGNLLTGQLYVAVDFFPDAPKQQIDWTRTPPVLPTVVGSMTEVQDTLSRLARRLEKVPLDQIGNDIRQSLQALNRTLDSANQLVKRLDMDIVPTARTTMEDVRKTLKAAERSIGSDAPIQQDLRETLRELNRTAQSLRTLTDYLERHPESLLRGRKGNEK from the coding sequence ATGAATAGGCCCATCGACGAACTGAACCTTGCGGATCTCCCCTCTGCCGTCGCCGAAGGCCGGCGCGGCTGGTCCTTCCAATTCATCTGGGTGGTTCCGATCGTAGCCGCGCTGATCGGCGGGTGGCTCGTCGTCAAGGGGATTCTGGAGCACGGCCCCACGATCACGATCACCTTCAAGACGGCGGAAGGCCTTGAGGCCGGCAAAACGAAAATCAAATACAAGAACGTCGATGTCGGCGAAGTGAAGCAGGTCACACTCAGCGACGATCACCAACGCGTCGTGGCGACCGCAGAGATCGTCAAGGAGGCAGGACCCTATCTGGTCGAAGACAGCCGCTTTTGGATCGTTCGCCCACGGGTGTCCGGCGGCCATGTTTCTGGACTCGGGACGTTGTTCTCCGGCTCCTTCATCGGGCTGGATATCGGCAAATCCGACAACCGGCGGCGCCAATTCACCGGCCTCGATACGCCGCCGGTGTTCACTACGGATGTCCCTGGCCGCCAGTTCGTCCTGGTGAGCGACGACCTGGGATCACTGGGGATCGGCTCTCCGGTGTATTACCGCCAGGTCGAGGTCGGCAGTGTGGTGGCGCATGAACTCAATCAGGACGGAAAAGCCGTCATGCTGAAGATCTTCATCAATGCCCCCTATGATCAATTTGTGACGGCCAGCACGCGGTTTTGGAATTCGAGCGGCATCGATGTCGCCCTGGATGCGACGGGACTCAAAGTGGACACGCAGTCGCTCGCCTCCATTCTCATCGGCGGGATTACCTTCGAGGCCCCTCCTGGTTCCTCGCCGGTACCGCCGGTCGAGGAGAACCACACATTCGCCTTGGCCACCAGTCGCTCCCAGGCGATGAAACTTCCGGACGCACTGGCTATTCCCGCCGTCATGTATTTCAAAGATTCGCTCCGCGGCCTGTCGATCGGCGCGCCGGTCGAATTCCGCGGAATCGTCGTCGGTGAAGTCCAATCCATGCACGTGGAATTCGAGGAGAGGCAGAGCGAATATCGCTTTCCGGTCGGGCTGACGATTTATCCCGAACGTCTGGCGGCAATGGCCGCCGACGGTTCGCCCGTCGTCGCAGACCCGGCCACCCACCGCACGCGGTGGAATAGGCTGACCGAACATGGATTACGCGGTCAACTCCGAATCGGCAACCTCCTGACAGGGCAACTTTATGTGGCCGTGGATTTTTTCCCCGATGCGCCGAAGCAACAGATCGATTGGACGAGAACGCCTCCCGTCCTGCCGACCGTCGTAGGTTCGATGACGGAAGTCCAGGACACACTCTCGCGATTGGCCAGAAGACTTGAAAAGGTGCCGTTGGACCAAATCGGCAACGACATCCGACAGAGCCTGCAGGCCCTGAACCGCACCCTGGACAGCGCGAACCAACTCGTCAAGCGGCTCGATATGGATATCGTGCCTACGGCGAGAACGACCATGGAGGACGTGCGTAAGACCCTCAAGGCGGCCGAGCGCAGCATCGGATCCGATGCGCCGATCCAGCAGGATCTGCGTGAGACGCTCCGGGAGCTGAACCGGACCGCGCAGTCGCTCCGGACGTTGACGGATTATCTGGAACGGCATCCGGAGTCGCTGCTTCGCGGAAGGAAAGGGAACGAAAAGTGA
- a CDS encoding HDOD domain-containing protein: MSPSAKPDLQRRIEQVGELPTLPHVVQKLASMIGRPNVSAEEIGSLIEKDQVLSAKVLRLANSPFYGFPSRIASVAHAVVVLGLSVVKGLTLCATAFDMMKNAGMNDLWRHSLGVAITAHILGAKAGIKNPEEVFVGGLLHDIGKVVLYVKWPDIGGQITAATTGTSQSLMETEQNLFNVTHADVGGWLATAWHLPTSLREPILHHHAPSAAHDAQIQTAIVHVADVLVKGLACGNPGDVLVPPLSRQAWDLVGLDAQSLAQCLAQATEEFQTIDDYL, from the coding sequence ATGAGCCCTTCAGCCAAACCAGATCTTCAGCGGCGAATCGAACAGGTCGGTGAGCTGCCGACCCTGCCCCACGTCGTCCAGAAACTGGCGTCGATGATCGGCCGCCCCAATGTCTCGGCGGAGGAAATCGGCTCCCTGATCGAGAAAGACCAAGTGCTGTCCGCCAAAGTATTGCGCTTGGCCAATTCGCCGTTCTACGGGTTTCCTTCGCGTATTGCCTCAGTGGCCCATGCAGTCGTGGTGCTTGGGCTGAGCGTCGTCAAAGGCCTCACGCTTTGCGCCACCGCGTTCGATATGATGAAAAACGCCGGCATGAACGACCTCTGGCGCCACTCGCTGGGGGTGGCCATCACGGCGCATATTCTTGGCGCCAAAGCCGGAATAAAGAATCCCGAAGAGGTGTTTGTCGGCGGACTGCTCCACGATATTGGCAAAGTGGTGCTCTACGTGAAATGGCCGGATATCGGCGGGCAGATCACAGCCGCGACGACAGGCACCTCCCAATCTCTCATGGAGACGGAACAGAACTTATTCAATGTCACCCATGCCGACGTCGGCGGATGGTTGGCCACGGCCTGGCATCTTCCTACGAGTCTGCGCGAGCCGATTCTCCATCATCACGCTCCATCGGCCGCCCACGATGCACAGATCCAAACCGCCATCGTGCATGTGGCCGATGTATTGGTGAAGGGCCTCGCCTGCGGCAATCCCGGCGACGTCTTGGTTCCGCCACTCTCCCGTCAGGCCTGGGATCTCGTGGGCCTCGACGCCCAAAGCCTTGCGCAATGCCTGGCCCAAGCCACGGAAGAATTTCAAACCATCGACGACTATCTATGA
- a CDS encoding TIGR00266 family protein, with product MKCEILYPGAFPMVRVYLDASETVKAESGAMVAASPTIDIESKMEGGFLGALSRKMLSGEKFFFQTLRASRGAGEVLLAPTVPGEIVLLELDGVNEYMVQKDGFLAGAEGVKIESKMQSLTRGLLGGEGFFILKIGGTGQLVLNSFGAIHKIELKPNEEYIVDNSHLVAWTSTTTYNIEKASSGWIASLTSGEGLVCRFRGPGIVYIQSRNPGSFGSWIRQFIPVSE from the coding sequence ATGAAGTGTGAAATTCTGTATCCGGGAGCCTTTCCCATGGTGCGCGTGTATCTGGATGCAAGTGAGACGGTGAAGGCCGAATCGGGCGCTATGGTGGCTGCCTCGCCGACCATCGATATCGAGAGCAAGATGGAAGGCGGGTTTCTGGGGGCGCTTTCGCGGAAGATGCTGAGCGGCGAGAAGTTTTTCTTCCAGACGCTGCGGGCCAGCCGGGGAGCAGGGGAAGTCTTGCTGGCGCCGACGGTGCCCGGCGAAATCGTTCTGCTCGAGTTGGACGGCGTGAATGAGTACATGGTGCAGAAAGACGGGTTTCTAGCCGGCGCGGAAGGCGTCAAGATTGAGAGCAAGATGCAAAGCCTGACACGTGGGCTGTTAGGTGGCGAAGGGTTTTTTATCCTGAAGATCGGCGGCACTGGACAGTTGGTCCTCAATAGTTTCGGCGCCATCCATAAGATCGAGTTGAAACCGAACGAAGAATACATTGTGGACAACAGCCACCTGGTGGCCTGGACGTCCACCACGACCTACAACATCGAAAAGGCCTCCTCCGGCTGGATTGCCAGCCTGACGTCGGGCGAGGGCTTGGTGTGCCGCTTCCGTGGTCCCGGCATCGTCTACATCCAAAGCCGGAATCCCGGCAGTTTTGGAAGTTGGATACGACAGTTCATTCCAGTTTCCGAGTAA
- a CDS encoding paraquat-inducible membrane protein A: MAFTRTAGRLGLLSCHLCNSLTKSAPGAHEGRCSRCGSHLRFRKPDSITRTWALLIASYILFIPANLLPIMHTNSLFGAQSDTILSGVVYLWASGSWHLAVIVFIASILVPSAKLVTLTFLVVSVQRRSTWDPLQRMNMYRILESVGRWSMLDIFVVAMLVALVHLQTLATIRAGAGAVAFGALVVVTMLAAMAFDPRLIWDPQWTRHE, translated from the coding sequence ATGGCATTCACGAGGACGGCGGGCCGGCTCGGACTCCTCTCCTGCCATTTATGCAACTCGCTGACCAAGTCGGCGCCGGGGGCCCACGAAGGCCGATGTTCCCGCTGCGGCTCGCATCTCCGCTTTCGGAAACCGGACAGCATCACGCGAACCTGGGCGTTGCTGATCGCCAGCTACATTCTGTTCATCCCGGCGAACCTGCTGCCGATCATGCATACCAATTCCCTGTTCGGCGCACAGTCGGACACGATCTTGAGCGGAGTCGTCTACCTCTGGGCCTCCGGATCTTGGCACCTGGCCGTCATCGTCTTTATCGCCAGCATCCTGGTTCCCAGCGCCAAGCTCGTGACGTTGACCTTTCTAGTGGTGTCCGTGCAACGCCGCTCAACGTGGGATCCGCTGCAACGAATGAACATGTACCGGATCCTGGAATCGGTCGGCCGGTGGTCCATGCTGGACATCTTCGTCGTGGCGATGTTGGTCGCGCTGGTTCATCTTCAAACGTTGGCCACCATCCGCGCCGGCGCCGGCGCCGTGGCCTTTGGGGCCCTCGTGGTCGTGACCATGTTGGCAGCCATGGCATTTGATCCCCGCTTGATCTGGGATCCGCAATGGACGCGCCATGAATAG
- a CDS encoding M48 family metalloprotease has translation MNATPNALCFGDGLPSAGAPCVVAVSADGLHISSTGESALVEQVVSFAEMMVEAGGLDHDQLVVSWGSGSSRRTVYLKDPSVIVAFRRAAPHQLTAHLERAAQQVRRARHSHRLLWGTVLGALVGVGLLLWFGSDLIVEWAVARIPVEWERQLGETVYQDFLSKETVLKDGPAVSAVQEMTQRLTDNIPDNPYKFQISVVQSPVVNAFALPGGYVVVFTGLLTKAESGEEVAGVLSHELNHVLQRHGLERMVKMLGLAAVVGIVLGDQQGVLGLAKQVGMELVTLKFGRAQETEADVTGIRLLSDARIAPDGMIRFFERLSDKDKARVEVFSTHPMSAGRAERLKAELAALPKRTPEPFTFQWKTVQESLGMSEARK, from the coding sequence ATGAACGCGACTCCCAACGCACTCTGTTTCGGTGATGGTTTGCCGTCGGCGGGCGCGCCTTGTGTGGTGGCGGTGTCGGCGGATGGCCTGCACATCAGCTCAACGGGCGAGTCTGCGCTCGTCGAGCAAGTTGTCTCGTTTGCGGAGATGATGGTCGAGGCCGGTGGATTGGACCACGATCAGCTGGTGGTGTCGTGGGGCAGTGGCTCGTCCCGCAGGACCGTTTACCTGAAAGATCCGTCTGTGATCGTCGCGTTCCGCCGCGCGGCTCCGCATCAGCTGACGGCGCATCTTGAGCGGGCTGCCCAGCAGGTTCGTCGCGCGCGACACAGCCATCGTTTGCTGTGGGGCACAGTGTTGGGGGCGCTGGTTGGGGTGGGCCTGTTGTTGTGGTTCGGGTCTGATCTCATTGTGGAATGGGCGGTCGCCAGAATCCCCGTCGAATGGGAGCGGCAGCTCGGCGAAACGGTCTACCAGGACTTCCTGTCCAAGGAGACGGTGCTAAAGGACGGTCCGGCGGTCAGCGCGGTGCAGGAAATGACGCAGCGGTTGACGGACAACATTCCCGATAACCCGTACAAGTTTCAGATCTCCGTGGTGCAGAGTCCCGTGGTGAATGCCTTCGCGTTGCCGGGAGGATATGTGGTGGTCTTCACCGGTTTGTTGACCAAGGCGGAAAGCGGCGAAGAAGTGGCTGGAGTGTTGAGCCATGAATTGAACCATGTGTTGCAGCGGCACGGCCTGGAGCGCATGGTCAAAATGCTGGGGCTGGCGGCTGTGGTCGGCATTGTGTTGGGGGATCAACAGGGGGTGCTCGGTTTGGCCAAGCAGGTGGGGATGGAGCTCGTGACGTTGAAGTTCGGGCGCGCGCAGGAGACCGAGGCCGACGTCACCGGCATTCGACTCTTATCTGACGCCCGAATTGCGCCGGATGGTATGATCCGGTTTTTTGAACGGCTGTCGGATAAAGACAAGGCCCGCGTCGAAGTGTTTTCTACCCATCCCATGAGTGCGGGCCGTGCAGAACGATTGAAGGCGGAGCTGGCGGCATTGCCCAAGCGAACCCCTGAACCGTTCACCTTCCAATGGAAGACCGTTCAAGAGTCACTGGGAATGTCGGAGGCGAGGAAGTAA
- a CDS encoding DUF4105 domain-containing protein: protein MQSLLILLAGLFLATSLQAQEAPAPYLSQLRQRAHQAQLANEREWHLLLHYRANVFGGFTSEQDEPGFFLSPDGKTDPQAELDATLAQFFSPDLVGRSKQPAQCAFVARYAWLRERLGFDPGQLQAQRCERFERWIEEFHARSITLVFPSAFMNNPASMFGHTLLRIDQEGQTPHTRILAYTINFAADVPKDEGLAYPVRGIFGGYRGYFSTIPYYLKVQEYRDIENRDIWEYRLNFGEPQIRRLLMHAWELGNASFDYFFFKENCSYHLLSLLEYADPSLHLTDHFRFWTIPADTVRLLADQPGLVTDTAFRPSRVTLIRRKREHLTASEHGLVKRLVRDAAVAQSHDVQSLPLPRQAFVLDVASDYVRYIGERDEAQATAARDHNRQLLTARSLLRIPSEDLSILPFATQPESGHKTSRASLGGGWRNNDSFEEFSVRTAYHDLLDPEPGYTPDAQIEIGAMSIRHYNRADQTRIERATLLNVVSLSPIDSLFRAPSWKLNVGMQTIRHGECQLCSNWGLNGGIGASAETHLLRREVFFAFAEVEGNYSRAYEERHRVGGGASAGFYADLADRWRLLASATYLRYALGEQSDDVRWSVGQRYALAQNWALRLDYHHRDHDNDVLFTVQAFF, encoded by the coding sequence GTGCAGAGTCTGTTGATTCTCCTGGCCGGTCTTTTCCTGGCGACCTCTCTTCAGGCGCAGGAGGCGCCCGCGCCGTACCTGTCCCAACTTCGTCAACGGGCTCATCAGGCTCAGCTGGCAAACGAGCGCGAATGGCATCTCCTCCTTCACTATCGAGCGAATGTATTCGGCGGGTTTACGAGTGAGCAGGACGAGCCTGGTTTCTTTCTGTCTCCTGACGGCAAGACCGATCCTCAGGCTGAACTCGATGCCACCCTGGCTCAATTTTTCTCGCCCGATCTGGTGGGTCGCTCCAAGCAGCCGGCTCAATGCGCCTTTGTGGCGCGGTATGCATGGCTCCGTGAGCGTCTCGGTTTTGATCCGGGCCAACTCCAGGCCCAGCGCTGCGAACGGTTCGAACGATGGATCGAAGAGTTTCACGCTCGATCCATCACGCTCGTGTTTCCCTCGGCCTTCATGAATAACCCGGCATCCATGTTCGGCCATACGTTATTGCGGATCGATCAGGAAGGGCAGACGCCGCACACTCGCATCTTGGCGTATACCATTAATTTCGCGGCGGATGTTCCCAAGGACGAAGGATTGGCTTATCCGGTGCGCGGCATTTTCGGGGGATACCGCGGGTATTTTTCCACGATCCCCTACTACCTCAAAGTGCAGGAGTATCGAGATATCGAAAATCGCGATATCTGGGAGTACCGGCTCAACTTCGGCGAGCCGCAGATCCGGCGATTGCTCATGCATGCCTGGGAACTCGGGAATGCGTCGTTTGACTATTTCTTCTTCAAAGAAAATTGTTCCTATCACCTGTTGTCGCTGTTGGAGTATGCGGACCCTTCGCTCCATCTGACCGACCACTTTCGCTTTTGGACCATTCCTGCCGACACGGTTCGCCTGCTCGCGGATCAACCGGGGCTGGTGACGGACACCGCCTTTCGCCCCTCACGTGTGACCCTCATCCGCCGGAAACGGGAACATCTCACCGCCTCTGAACACGGGCTGGTCAAGCGGTTAGTGCGCGATGCGGCGGTCGCGCAGTCTCATGACGTGCAGAGCTTACCCTTGCCGCGACAGGCATTTGTCCTGGATGTGGCGTCGGATTACGTACGGTACATAGGTGAGCGCGATGAGGCGCAGGCGACAGCGGCCCGCGATCATAATCGGCAACTCCTGACTGCGCGCAGCCTCTTACGGATTCCCTCCGAAGATCTCTCGATTCTGCCGTTTGCGACACAACCAGAATCGGGGCACAAGACTTCCCGCGCGAGTCTTGGGGGAGGCTGGCGCAATAACGATTCCTTTGAAGAATTCAGCGTGCGGACTGCGTACCACGACTTGCTCGATCCCGAGCCCGGCTACACGCCCGATGCTCAGATCGAGATCGGCGCGATGAGCATACGCCACTACAACCGGGCTGATCAGACCCGGATCGAGCGGGCGACCCTGCTGAACGTGGTGTCTCTGTCCCCTATCGATAGTTTGTTTCGTGCGCCGTCCTGGAAATTGAATGTCGGCATGCAGACCATCAGGCATGGCGAGTGCCAGCTGTGCAGCAATTGGGGCCTGAATGGGGGGATCGGGGCGTCGGCCGAAACGCATCTGCTGCGCCGTGAAGTGTTTTTTGCGTTTGCGGAAGTTGAGGGGAATTACAGCCGGGCTTATGAGGAACGGCACCGTGTGGGCGGTGGTGCCTCGGCGGGTTTTTATGCCGACCTCGCCGACCGCTGGCGGCTGTTGGCCTCAGCCACCTATCTTCGGTATGCGTTGGGCGAACAGTCCGACGACGTGCGCTGGTCGGTGGGGCAACGATACGCGCTCGCGCAGAATTGGGCGCTCCGCCTGGACTATCACCACCGTGATCACGACAATGATGTCCTGTTCACCGTACAGGCGTTTTTCTAG
- a CDS encoding DUF3015 domain-containing protein → MLRQFIVALGVAAVASQAGLAMAANPDTGPGCGLGKLAWADYKNQKNIAPQVMMATTNGTFGSGTFGISSGTSGCTNDGQVMADQKTTMFALLNFENLTQEMAQGKGEHLASLATLMGVPSEQHQAFFALTQERYTALVQDGETSSVALVKTLNDAVSKSPVLAQAVSR, encoded by the coding sequence ATGCTGAGACAATTCATCGTTGCGTTGGGTGTGGCGGCGGTTGCATCACAAGCCGGGCTGGCGATGGCAGCCAATCCTGATACAGGACCCGGTTGTGGTCTGGGGAAATTGGCCTGGGCGGACTATAAGAACCAGAAGAACATCGCCCCGCAGGTGATGATGGCCACGACGAACGGCACGTTTGGCAGCGGGACATTCGGGATCAGTTCCGGAACGTCCGGCTGTACGAATGATGGTCAGGTCATGGCGGATCAGAAGACCACGATGTTTGCCTTGTTGAACTTCGAAAACCTGACGCAGGAAATGGCGCAAGGAAAAGGCGAGCACTTGGCGTCCCTCGCGACGCTGATGGGCGTGCCCAGCGAGCAGCATCAGGCCTTCTTCGCCTTAACCCAGGAGCGCTACACGGCACTGGTGCAGGATGGGGAAACCTCGTCCGTGGCCTTGGTGAAGACGCTGAATGATGCGGTCTCCAAGAGTCCGGTTCTCGCCCAAGCCGTCAGCCGCTGA
- a CDS encoding diguanylate cyclase, whose amino-acid sequence MVGHGLASSYESARADSPSSRSIGRPRCTDPNRHRACGRCIGEGPRLRQSRRRLGSATLPSGLGSRGPRRPKPCAMPGPSHGRISNHRRLSMSWSSSNRRILLLHHDPVEIERLTAGLNRSGFSVVAGDTGRLALHELVHDPPCLVLAAEGTNGRSAETLARELRADPFLGRLPLIILIRDSRVNDVDWAALGVDDYIAVPYRPEEVPQRVRLCLSRLERSLDANPLTRLPGNSTILHETTARIESGAPFALAYLDLDNFKSFNDRYGYARGDEVLVVTCRILTTVVSELAGADGFVGHVGGDDFVFMSAPATIEAICQTLIKRFDLVIPDFYDPDDRGKGCIDSIDRRGNHERFPLMSLSIAVVTNEGRTISHPGDVSKIASELKKIAKGLQGSVFVKDQRRTDGTGPTTRTDLAAGESLAPR is encoded by the coding sequence ATGGTTGGCCACGGCCTGGCATCTTCCTACGAGTCTGCGCGAGCCGATTCTCCATCATCACGCTCCATCGGCCGCCCACGATGCACAGATCCAAACCGCCATCGTGCATGTGGCCGATGTATTGGTGAAGGGCCTCGCCTGCGGCAATCCCGGCGACGTCTTGGTTCCGCCACTCTCCCGTCAGGCCTGGGATCTCGTGGGCCTCGACGCCCAAAGCCTTGCGCAATGCCTGGCCCAAGCCACGGAAGAATTTCAAACCATCGACGACTATCTATGAGCTGGTCCTCTTCCAACCGGCGTATCCTCCTGCTACACCATGACCCTGTCGAAATCGAGCGGCTCACGGCGGGACTCAACCGTTCGGGATTCAGTGTGGTCGCAGGGGATACCGGACGACTGGCACTACATGAATTGGTGCATGATCCCCCTTGCTTGGTCCTGGCGGCAGAAGGCACGAACGGTCGGTCGGCGGAGACCCTGGCGCGGGAGTTGCGCGCGGATCCCTTCCTCGGTCGACTGCCGCTGATCATCCTGATTCGGGATAGCCGGGTCAACGATGTGGATTGGGCGGCGCTCGGTGTTGACGACTATATTGCCGTGCCCTATCGACCCGAGGAAGTGCCACAACGGGTGCGCCTGTGCCTGAGTCGTCTTGAACGGTCGCTGGATGCCAATCCCCTCACACGATTGCCGGGCAACAGCACGATTCTCCACGAAACCACGGCGCGTATTGAAAGCGGCGCCCCCTTCGCCCTTGCCTATCTGGATCTCGACAACTTCAAATCGTTCAACGACCGTTATGGATATGCGCGCGGCGACGAAGTCCTCGTGGTGACCTGCCGGATTCTCACCACCGTCGTCAGTGAACTGGCCGGCGCCGACGGCTTCGTCGGTCATGTGGGCGGAGACGATTTTGTGTTTATGAGCGCGCCGGCCACCATCGAAGCCATTTGTCAGACATTGATCAAACGGTTTGACCTGGTGATCCCGGATTTCTACGATCCCGACGATCGAGGCAAGGGGTGTATCGACTCCATCGACCGGCGCGGCAACCACGAACGGTTTCCTCTCATGAGCCTTTCCATCGCCGTCGTCACCAACGAAGGGCGCACGATCTCTCACCCCGGCGATGTCAGCAAGATCGCCTCGGAGCTGAAGAAGATCGCCAAGGGCCTGCAGGGCAGCGTCTTCGTGAAGGATCAACGCCGGACGGACGGGACCGGTCCGACCACCCGCACCGACCTGGCGGCAGGGGAGTCCCTTGCCCCTCGCTGA
- a CDS encoding YfcE family phosphodiesterase produces MRIGVISDTHGLFDRSITRHFAGVEHILHAGDIGPGDVLAQLARIAPVTAVSGNVDGFEASGIPIEQLVELAGYRIAIYHRLYEGGRPTREGMDLLARIRPALCVYGHTHQPKAEWRDGVLLFNPGSAGPKRFRLPRAVGMLLFQNGSIEARHIMLADRAE; encoded by the coding sequence ATGCGCATCGGGGTCATCTCGGATACCCACGGGCTGTTCGATCGCTCGATCACTCGCCACTTTGCGGGTGTCGAGCATATTCTGCACGCCGGGGATATCGGCCCGGGCGATGTCCTCGCTCAACTTGCGCGGATCGCGCCGGTGACCGCCGTGTCCGGCAATGTGGACGGATTCGAGGCGAGCGGTATTCCGATTGAGCAGCTTGTCGAACTGGCAGGGTATCGGATCGCGATCTATCATCGTCTCTACGAGGGTGGCCGGCCGACGCGAGAGGGGATGGACCTACTGGCACGCATCCGTCCAGCGCTGTGTGTGTATGGGCATACCCACCAGCCGAAGGCCGAATGGCGAGACGGAGTTCTGTTGTTCAATCCGGGATCGGCAGGACCGAAACGCTTTCGCCTCCCGCGCGCGGTGGGAATGTTGCTGTTTCAAAATGGATCAATTGAAGCGCGGCACATCATGTTGGCCGATCGAGCGGAGTGA